GCAGATTGCCGGCGTAAACAACATCCTCCAAGGCGAGCAACGCGAGCAGACTGCCCTCTATAACGAGGTCGTCGGCAATGAAATGGGTTTCGACCTCGTTGCACCACTCTCTGAGAACGGATCGCGCCGTGGCTTTGTCGTAGGTCCAGAACTCGTCAATAGTATCAACGAGCAACTGGGTCTGGCCGGGGATCGGCAGCACGGTGTTTTGCACGTGGCGTAACGTGGCGCGATTGATTCGCTTCGCCGCGTCCACACAATGTCTCTCGAAGTCTTCTGAGGTACTCTCCTTAGTACGTCGATATAGGACGAGAACCTTGTAGCGCCCCTGAGACACTTGACTGCCAGGGTTCAGAATTCGCTCGTGGCACGGAAGGAAAACTACGTTAGCCTGGTCGACGAAGGCGTCTTCGTCGTCACGCAGCCGGGTATTGTAGAACTCGGTGTTCCGGGAGTGTTCGAGCGCGGCAAAATCCTCCACCCAAACCTGTGTGACGAAATCCCTGTTGAGTGCCAAAGGATCATCCGCGACACGGGATGCACGATACCTTCCATCTAGCACAACGTTCTGAACGTAGCGAAGCGGAGCATTCTTCGGGTCAGTCTCGATGTAGCGAAGGACTTCTTCCCCATGAAGCATCCGAATGTGCTTGCGATGTTCCTCAAGGGTCGTGCCGGGCTTACGCCTACCGATAATGTTCAACTTGATCAATTTTCGTCTCCCGTTGTTGAGTCGTTCTAACAGATGGCACCTTCGCCCACGGCCCGGACTAGCGATCGAGCGTCGGTTGGGAGCCCATGCGGGTCTCCCTTCGCCGTATATTCGATAGGGAGCTGCGTGCAGAGCCTGTTCATGGTCTTTTGCGCGTCGGCCAAGCAGCGTTGACAGTCTTGGGGCGCCGGCCCTGCCTGGGCATCCCTGTAGCAAGGCTTATTTGCCACCTGTATTCGAGCGCGCGCCCGAACTGTCTCTTCAGGCCTTTCGACTCGTTTGACTTTAGCTCTCGAGATTATGAACCGGCTCTTAGAGTGTCGTGCTTGAGAGGCTAGAACGACGTTCGGTGGGAGCCAAATTGATACTTGTGATACCAGGTATTCAGTAGGGATGACGGTTCGTGCTTACGGGGACAGAGACAGCTCGTACGTAATGCCGCGACAAGTAGCAGATGCGCAAAGGCTGTCTTAGCGCTTTGAGCAATGCGCGCTCTGGCATCCCTATGCCTGCTGCAGAATAGTAGGCAGGTCGCTTGGCCTAGTGTGGTGTTTCAGAAGTTCGCACAAGAATTGGCGAGTGATTTTTGTTCCTGGGCCAGGCGCCGGGACGAGTCATAGCAGGGCTATGGCAGGAATGGCAACGCCGCCCAGGCCCAAAAAGCGCCGCCAAAATTGTGCAGTTAACTTCTGAAACATCACACTAGGCAGTACGCAGGCGGTTGGGGTTGCGACTGTACCGCCTAGGCCAAAGCCTCACCCCAGGCGATAGGGCCCGGCTACCGCCAGCTCCTCGACCAACAGCCGCGGGCTGGGTAGCTCGCGCCCCTGCAGCGACTCCGGCAGGCTGGACTTGTCGCCCAGCTTGCCGATGGCCACGGCCAGCTCGACCTTGAACGCGGCCGGTACCTGCAATTCACGCTGGATACCCTCGCGGTCGATCCCGGCCATGCCGTGGGCGTGCCAGCCGGCGTTGGTCGCCTGCAGCGCCAGATAGGCCCAGGAGGCACCGGCGTCGAAGCTGTGGCTGGGGAAGGGCACTTCCTCGCCGCTGCCGGCGCGGGTGTGGGTGGTCTTCGACAGGATGATCACCAGCGCCGAGGCATGCTGGGCCCAGCCGCGGTTGAATTCGGCCAGCAGGCTCAGGAACAGCTCCCAGTGGGCATCGCCACGGCGGGAATAGAGGAAGCGCCAGGGCTGGGCGTTGAAGGCGGACGGCGCCCAGCGCGCGGCTTCGATGAAGCCGAGCAGGGTTGCTTCTTCGATCTCGACCGGCGCGAAGGCGCGCGGCGACCACCGCTGCACGAATTGTTCGTCGACGGGGTATTGGGGGGTACGGCTGCTATGGGTCATGGCTTCACCACGGTGGGAAAGGGGAGTCCCGCACGGTAATCCGGCCGGGCGGAACCGACAAGGGCGCGAACGGTGCTTGGCGCTCGCCGCCGGCGGCACTAGACTGCGCGCCCTCTCTTCAGCTCCGACGACTCGCCATGGCCGCCATCACCCAGCCGTTCTGGAAGCGCAAGACCCTCGATCAGCTCGATGCCCAGGAATGGGAGTCGCTGTGCGACGGCTGTGGCCTCTGCTGCCTGCAGAAGCTGGAAGACGAGGAGGACGGCGCCGTCTACTACACGCGCATCGCCTGCAAACTGCTGGACCTCAAGACCTGCCAGTGCAGCCGCTATGCCGAACGGACCCGTTTCGTCCCCGACTGCATCCAGCTCACTCCGGCCCAGGCCGACCAGTTCGCCTGGTTGCCGCCCACCTGCGGTTATCGCCTGGTGGCCGAGGGCAAGGACCTGCCCGAATGGCACCCGTTGATCTGCGACGACCGCGAGGCGGTGCACAAGGCCGGCATCTCCCAGGCTGGCCGCATGCTCAGCGAGACCCAGGTGGCCGAGGACGACTGGGAAGACTATCTGATCTTCCGCGCCGGCTGATCTTCCGTTCAGGCCAGCGCAGTCGTCCCCCGCGCCAGCGCCATCAGACCGGTGACACGATGGCAACGGACCTCCACCAGAGTTGCCGGCAGTAGCTGCTGGGGCCTTTCGCAGCCGGCCCCTGCCTGGGGGCAACGATCCCGGAAGAAGCAGCCGCTCGGCAGCACCCGGTTGCCCGGCAGCTCGGTACGCTGGGCAGCGGCGTCACCGGTCAAGGGCTGGTCCAGGCGTGGCACCGCTTCCAGCAAGAGCCGGGAATAGGGGTGGCTGGGTCGCTCCAGCACCTGCTCGGCGTCACCGAGTTCGACGATCTGCCCCAGGTACATCACTGCTACCCGCTTGGCCAGATGACGCACCACCGAGACGTTGTGGGAGATCAGCACGAAGGTCAGACCGCGCTCGCGTTGCAGCTGGGCCAGCAGGTTGAGGATCTGTGCCTGTACCGAGATGTCCAGCGCCGAGGTCGGCTCGTCGAGAATGATCACGTCCGGATCGGACGACAGCGCCCGGGCGATGGCGATGCGCTGGCGCTGGCCGCCGGAAAACTGGTGCGGGTGACGATCCAGGTATTCCGGGCGAATGCCCACCTGCAGCGCCAGGCGTTCGGCGACGGCGCGCAATTCCGTAGCGGATGTGCGGCCCCGTACCACCAGGGGTTCGGTGATCAGTTTCCACACCGGTAGACGCGGGTCCAACGAGGACTGCGGATCTTGGAAGACGATCTGGATATTGCGCTGGCCGTTGGCCGAGCCCGTGGCCGCGAGGGTGCCGCTCACCGGTTCCACCAAGCCCATCAGCACCTGGGCCAGGGTGCTCTTGCCACAGCCGGATTCGCCCAGCACCCCCAGGGTTTCACCGGGGAACAGTTGCAGGTCGATGCCATTGAGCGCATGGGCCTGACCCTTGCTGCGGCCGAGCCAGTCCCGGCCCACTGGATAACGCACCTCAACGCCCTGGAGTTCCAGCAGCGGCGCGGCGGAAGGAGAAAGAGAAGTCATGCCGGGGCGTCCTCGGCCTGCAGCCAGCAGGCGCTCAGGTGATCGGGGGTGTCGGTGGGCAGCAGCCCGGGCCGCGTCTCGCAGCGTTCATGCCGCCGGGCGCAACGGTCCTTGAAGGTGCAGCCGCTGGGCAGTTGGGCCAGGTTGGGCACCTGTCCGGGGATGCTGGCCAGGTCGCTGCCCGGCACCGCCTTCTCCGGCAGGCAGGCCAGCAGGCCCTGGGTATAGGGATGCCGTGGCGCCTGCATCACCGCGGCGGTAGCGCCCTGTTCGACGATACCGCCGGCGTACATCACATAGACGCGGTCGCAGAATTGCGCGACCAGGGCCATGTCGTGGGTGATCAGCAGGATGGCGGTACCCCGGGCCCGCGCCTTTTCGCGGAGCAGCAGCAGGACCTGGCGTTGTACCGTCACATCCAGTGCCGTGGTCGGCTCGTCGGCGATCAGCAGTTGCGGATCGCAGGAGAAGGCCAGGGCGATCATGATGCGCTGGCGCATGCCGCCGGAGAGTTCGAAGGGATAGCGGTCGAGGATCTGCTCGGGATCGGCGATGTGCATGTCCTTGAGCAACTCGATGGCCCGGGCGCGGGCCTGGGCAGCGTCCAGTGCGGTGTGGCGGCGGATCACGTCCAGCAATTGCTGGCCGATGCGCCGGGTCGGATTGAGCGCGGTCATCGGCTCCTGGAAGATCATCGCTGCCTCGCGACCGCGGACTTCCATCAGCTGGCGCTCGCTGAGCGCCAACATGTCGTGGCCCACCAGCTCGACGCGGCCGCCGGTGACCTTATAGCTGCCGCGCGGCAGCAGGCCCAGGGTGAGCATGGCGGTGACCGACTTGCCCGAGCCGGACTCGCCCACCACGCCGACGATCTCGCCGGGCGCCACGCTCAGGCTGACGCCATTGAGCGCCTTGGCGCTGCTGCGAAAGCCAGGGAATTCCAGGTTCAACTGGTCGATGTGCAGAACGGCCTGGCCCATGTCATTTGCCCTTTTGTCGAGGATCGAGCAGATCGCGGATGCCATCGCCCAGCAGATTGAAACCGATCGCCGTGATCAGGATGGCCAGGCCCGGAAAGGTCGAGTACCACCACTGATCGAGGATGAAGTTGCGGCCGCTGGCGACCATCACGCCCCATTCGGCGGTGGGCGGCTGGGCGCCCAGGCCGATGAAGCCCAGCGCCGAGGCCATGAGGATGGCGTTGCCGATGTCCAGGCTGAATTGCACCAGCAGTGGCGGCATGGCATTGCGCGCCACGTGCCAGTGCACCAGGTGCCATTTGCTGGCACCGAAGGTGCGCGCCGCCTGCACATAGGCCAGCTGGCGAATGCTCAGGGTCTGGCCACGGGCCAGGCGCACATAGAAGGGGATGCGCACCAGGGTGATGGCCAGCATGGCATTGAACAGGCTCGGCCCGAGCGCGGCGGCCAGGGCCATGATCAGCACCAGCGAGGGCACCGAGAGGATGATGTCCATCAGGCGCATCGTCAGGCGGTCGAAGGCGCCACCGACGATGCCCGACAGGCAGCCGAGCAGGCCGCCGCTGGCGCAGGCGGCGAAGGCGACAAACAGGCCGACGCCCACCGATTGGCGGCTGCCGTAGATCACCCGGCTGAGCAGGTCGCGACCCACCTCGTCGGTGCCGAACCAGTGCAGGGCGCTGGGCGCCTGTAGTCGCGCGGTGAGTTTCAGGGCGTTGGGCTGATAGGGTGCGAGCCAAGGCGCGGCGACCATGCACAGCAGCACCAGCAGGGTGATCAACAGGCCGGTGAGCATCAGCGGATTACGGCGGATGCGCCAGGCCAGCCAGGCGAGTTGCTCCTGCCAGGCCGGGCGTGAAGCGGTCAGGGTCGTCATGCTAGTTCACCTTGCCGATGCGCGGGTCGACCAGTTGGTAGAGCAGGTCGATGAAGCGGTTGAGCAGGACGTAGATGAAGGACACCACGATGGCGAAGCCCATGACCGCCGGAAAATCCAGCGCCTGGATCGACTTGACCACATAGGCGCCCATGCCCGGCCAGGCGAACACCGTCTCGGTCAGCACCGCGCCGTAGAGCAGATCGCCCAGCGCCAGGCCGATCACCGTGATGGAAGGGATCAGCGCATTGGGCAGGGCATGGCGCAGCACCACGGTGGCTTGCGACAGGCCATAGGCGCGGGCGGTACGGATGTAGTCCTCGCCCAGCTGTTCGAGCATGGCGCCGCGGATCTGCCGGGTGATCACCCCCAGGTTGACGAAGGCCAGGGTCACCGCCGGCAGCAGCAGGTGCCTGGCCGCGCTGACGAAGCCGGTGAGATCCCCTGCCAGCAGGGTGTCGATCAGATAGAAGCCGGTCACCGTGGGCGGTGGCGTCAGCCCTTGGTCCAGGCGTCCGCCGCCGGGCAGCCAGCCGAGGTGCCCGTAGAACAGTACGATCAGACCCAGCCCCAGCCAGAACGCCGGGGTGGAGATGCCCGCCACCGCCAGGGTGCGACTGATGTGGTCGATCCAGCGATTGTTGTAGACCGCCGAGAGTACCCCCAGGGGCACGCCGATCAGGATCGACAGCAGCAGCGCCACCAGCGCCAGTTCGAGGGTGGCTGGGAAGAACGTCCGCAGGTCTTCCAGCACCGGACGATGGGTGCGGATCGATTGCCCCAGGTCGCCGTGCAGC
The window above is part of the Pseudomonas oryzihabitans genome. Proteins encoded here:
- a CDS encoding EthD domain-containing protein, with product MIKLNIIGRRKPGTTLEEHRKHIRMLHGEEVLRYIETDPKNAPLRYVQNVVLDGRYRASRVADDPLALNRDFVTQVWVEDFAALEHSRNTEFYNTRLRDDEDAFVDQANVVFLPCHERILNPGSQVSQGRYKVLVLYRRTKESTSEDFERHCVDAAKRINRATLRHVQNTVLPIPGQTQLLVDTIDEFWTYDKATARSVLREWCNEVETHFIADDLVIEGSLLALLALEDVVYAGNLPKGT
- a CDS encoding nitroreductase family protein — translated: MTHSSRTPQYPVDEQFVQRWSPRAFAPVEIEEATLLGFIEAARWAPSAFNAQPWRFLYSRRGDAHWELFLSLLAEFNRGWAQHASALVIILSKTTHTRAGSGEEVPFPSHSFDAGASWAYLALQATNAGWHAHGMAGIDREGIQRELQVPAAFKVELAVAIGKLGDKSSLPESLQGRELPSPRLLVEELAVAGPYRLG
- a CDS encoding YcgN family cysteine cluster protein, translated to MAAITQPFWKRKTLDQLDAQEWESLCDGCGLCCLQKLEDEEDGAVYYTRIACKLLDLKTCQCSRYAERTRFVPDCIQLTPAQADQFAWLPPTCGYRLVAEGKDLPEWHPLICDDREAVHKAGISQAGRMLSETQVAEDDWEDYLIFRAG
- a CDS encoding oligopeptide/dipeptide ABC transporter ATP-binding protein, translating into MTSLSPSAAPLLELQGVEVRYPVGRDWLGRSKGQAHALNGIDLQLFPGETLGVLGESGCGKSTLAQVLMGLVEPVSGTLAATGSANGQRNIQIVFQDPQSSLDPRLPVWKLITEPLVVRGRTSATELRAVAERLALQVGIRPEYLDRHPHQFSGGQRQRIAIARALSSDPDVIILDEPTSALDISVQAQILNLLAQLQRERGLTFVLISHNVSVVRHLAKRVAVMYLGQIVELGDAEQVLERPSHPYSRLLLEAVPRLDQPLTGDAAAQRTELPGNRVLPSGCFFRDRCPQAGAGCERPQQLLPATLVEVRCHRVTGLMALARGTTALA
- a CDS encoding ABC transporter ATP-binding protein; translation: MGQAVLHIDQLNLEFPGFRSSAKALNGVSLSVAPGEIVGVVGESGSGKSVTAMLTLGLLPRGSYKVTGGRVELVGHDMLALSERQLMEVRGREAAMIFQEPMTALNPTRRIGQQLLDVIRRHTALDAAQARARAIELLKDMHIADPEQILDRYPFELSGGMRQRIMIALAFSCDPQLLIADEPTTALDVTVQRQVLLLLREKARARGTAILLITHDMALVAQFCDRVYVMYAGGIVEQGATAAVMQAPRHPYTQGLLACLPEKAVPGSDLASIPGQVPNLAQLPSGCTFKDRCARRHERCETRPGLLPTDTPDHLSACWLQAEDAPA
- the ddpC gene encoding D,D-dipeptide ABC transporter permease, with amino-acid sequence MTTLTASRPAWQEQLAWLAWRIRRNPLMLTGLLITLLVLLCMVAAPWLAPYQPNALKLTARLQAPSALHWFGTDEVGRDLLSRVIYGSRQSVGVGLFVAFAACASGGLLGCLSGIVGGAFDRLTMRLMDIILSVPSLVLIMALAAALGPSLFNAMLAITLVRIPFYVRLARGQTLSIRQLAYVQAARTFGASKWHLVHWHVARNAMPPLLVQFSLDIGNAILMASALGFIGLGAQPPTAEWGVMVASGRNFILDQWWYSTFPGLAILITAIGFNLLGDGIRDLLDPRQKGK
- a CDS encoding ABC transporter permease, yielding MAFFHLLRKQLTDILIVVIGVSLITFVISHLIPGDPARLIAGERASDAIVANIRHQLGLDLPLYQQYFRYMSDLLHGDLGQSIRTHRPVLEDLRTFFPATLELALVALLLSILIGVPLGVLSAVYNNRWIDHISRTLAVAGISTPAFWLGLGLIVLFYGHLGWLPGGGRLDQGLTPPPTVTGFYLIDTLLAGDLTGFVSAARHLLLPAVTLAFVNLGVITRQIRGAMLEQLGEDYIRTARAYGLSQATVVLRHALPNALIPSITVIGLALGDLLYGAVLTETVFAWPGMGAYVVKSIQALDFPAVMGFAIVVSFIYVLLNRFIDLLYQLVDPRIGKVN